A stretch of Aureispira sp. CCB-E DNA encodes these proteins:
- a CDS encoding AraC family transcriptional regulator — MLISQFPNINWLKRQIKHQFQNQKGPNGVHLPTAGWPTVLLHTTASKTIREDIEGPLSIFMNVQGQSIIRVEKHQVLIKDNAYVLTNNKARYDLILPNRNATEVFNIHFGTQFLKDASSWLYHTSGRLLDDPFDSNTPLPSFQLKATWRSSTFNRLVTQLQKLYLIDTTPTEAKEVALLALFEYIVLNQQQQDKSIQFLKNTKKSTKVELLRRLYLAVDYIYAYYNAPLQLEELAQISCLSKYHFLRSFKQAFGVAPHQFIQQIRFQKALYLLQNSSANLQEIAFAIGLENASSLSRMVYKISGSYPSTHRK; from the coding sequence ATGCTTATTTCTCAATTTCCCAATATAAATTGGCTCAAACGTCAAATCAAACATCAATTCCAAAACCAAAAAGGTCCCAATGGTGTTCACCTCCCGACGGCAGGATGGCCAACCGTTTTGTTGCATACAACAGCCTCAAAAACAATTCGTGAAGATATTGAAGGTCCTCTTTCAATTTTCATGAATGTACAAGGGCAATCTATTATTCGCGTTGAGAAACATCAAGTTTTGATTAAGGACAATGCCTACGTTCTGACCAATAACAAAGCACGCTACGATTTGATTCTTCCTAATAGGAATGCGACGGAGGTTTTTAACATCCATTTTGGAACTCAATTCCTAAAAGATGCTAGTTCTTGGTTGTATCACACTTCAGGCAGATTACTAGATGATCCTTTTGACTCTAATACTCCTCTTCCTTCTTTCCAATTAAAAGCGACTTGGCGTAGCTCAACATTTAATCGATTGGTAACTCAACTACAAAAACTATATCTAATTGACACAACACCCACTGAAGCAAAGGAAGTGGCATTGTTGGCACTTTTTGAATACATTGTTTTAAACCAACAACAGCAGGATAAGTCCATTCAATTCCTAAAAAACACTAAAAAAAGTACTAAGGTCGAACTTCTAAGGCGATTGTATCTGGCGGTTGATTACATTTATGCTTATTATAACGCTCCTCTTCAATTAGAAGAACTTGCTCAAATTAGTTGCTTATCCAAATATCATTTTTTGCGTTCGTTCAAACAAGCTTTTGGAGTGGCACCTCACCAATTTATTCAACAAATTAGATTTCAAAAAGCATTGTATTTATTACAAAACAGTTCTGCTAACCTCCAAGAAATTGCCTTTGCAATTGGTTTAGAAAATGCTAGTTCCCTAAGTAGGATGGTTTATAAGATAAGTGGTTCTTACCCCAGTACGCACAGAAAATAG
- a CDS encoding carboxypeptidase-like regulatory domain-containing protein — protein sequence MGNLKNLFAFLTLAIAVSFTACTPEATTVNISGKVTDGTNGLDGVMVTASSGETATTGTSGDYTITAAKDGTLTFKAAGYTSKTMDINSQTSIDVTLTEDPWVASFAGNGNSVTDPQFPINSIVPSVTLSATASSDTWFSQTANFKGAVASAFGSPWYDNWSFYSRIVAGTTTSAALNTSGKTVVNVTDTWMQAQGNTVTWTSNNIYVLDGFVFVEAGQTLNIDAGTIVQGKAGTGANASALIVARGGVINATGTASDPIVFTYEGDNGNSSATDRGKWGGLIILGKAGLNSTPGETQIEGIPTSETRGLYGGSDNADNSGTLRYVSIRHGGSNIGNDNEINGLTLGGVGSGTTLEYIEIIANKDDGIEWFGGTANAKYLISAYCGDDALDYDEGYRGKNQFIIIHQDPSSTAADRGGEHDGGTSPETGTPFATPQFWNVTSTGNPTSKAITFRDNAGGEYHNSIFVNYGKGIDIEDLEGQDQDSYKQFTDGNLKIANCVFFNIAAGTTSKELFTVSN from the coding sequence ATGGGAAATCTTAAAAATCTATTTGCGTTTTTAACTTTAGCAATCGCCGTTAGTTTTACGGCTTGTACGCCCGAAGCAACTACTGTAAATATCAGTGGAAAAGTTACGGACGGTACAAATGGACTAGACGGTGTTATGGTTACAGCTTCTAGTGGTGAAACAGCAACTACTGGAACATCTGGTGACTATACAATTACTGCTGCAAAAGACGGTACACTTACTTTCAAAGCTGCTGGTTATACTTCTAAAACAATGGATATTAATAGCCAAACATCAATTGATGTAACGTTGACAGAAGACCCATGGGTAGCATCTTTTGCTGGAAATGGAAACAGCGTAACAGATCCTCAGTTTCCAATTAACTCTATCGTTCCTAGTGTAACATTGAGTGCAACAGCATCTTCTGATACTTGGTTTTCTCAAACAGCAAACTTCAAAGGAGCTGTAGCTTCTGCTTTTGGTTCTCCTTGGTACGACAACTGGTCTTTTTATAGCCGTATCGTTGCAGGAACAACTACTTCTGCTGCATTAAACACAAGTGGTAAAACAGTAGTAAACGTAACAGATACATGGATGCAAGCACAAGGAAATACAGTAACATGGACTTCTAATAACATCTATGTTTTAGACGGATTTGTATTTGTTGAGGCTGGTCAAACATTGAATATTGATGCTGGTACAATCGTTCAAGGAAAAGCAGGAACTGGTGCCAATGCTTCTGCTCTTATCGTTGCTAGAGGTGGTGTTATCAATGCTACTGGTACTGCTAGTGATCCTATCGTATTTACTTATGAAGGTGACAACGGAAACTCTTCTGCTACTGACCGTGGTAAATGGGGTGGTTTGATCATCTTGGGTAAAGCTGGCTTGAACTCTACTCCTGGTGAAACTCAAATCGAAGGTATTCCAACTTCTGAAACTCGTGGTTTGTACGGTGGTTCTGACAACGCTGACAACTCTGGTACGTTGCGTTATGTTTCTATCCGTCACGGTGGTTCTAACATTGGTAACGATAACGAAATTAACGGTTTGACTCTAGGTGGTGTTGGTTCTGGTACTACATTAGAATATATCGAGATTATTGCCAACAAAGACGATGGTATTGAGTGGTTCGGAGGAACTGCAAATGCTAAGTATTTAATTTCTGCTTACTGTGGTGACGATGCTTTGGACTACGACGAAGGTTATAGAGGTAAAAATCAATTTATCATCATTCACCAAGATCCAAGCTCTACAGCAGCTGACCGTGGTGGTGAGCACGATGGTGGAACATCTCCTGAAACAGGAACTCCATTTGCTACACCTCAGTTCTGGAATGTAACGTCAACTGGAAATCCTACTAGCAAAGCGATTACTTTCCGTGATAATGCTGGTGGAGAATACCACAACTCTATTTTCGTAAACTACGGAAAAGGAATTGATATTGAAGATTTGGAAGGTCAAGACCAAGATTCATACAAACAATTTACTGATGGTAACCTAAAAATTGCTAACTGTGTGTTCTTTAACATTGCAGCAGGTACTACAAGCAAAGAATTGTTTACCGTTTCTAACTAA
- a CDS encoding TonB-dependent receptor domain-containing protein, which translates to MKTIATIAFLFVILPLFSIAQTGSISGTAIDGETKEPIMFGNVVIEGTGQGVSTDMDGKYKFENLKAGTYSIKFSYLGLKDKLVENIEVKAGENTVVDVKMGEDPVVLELGATISAERITNTETAVLSMKKESTSVLDGVSAKEISKSGDNDAAAAVKRISGVTVEGGKYVYVRGLGDRYSKTTLNGADIPGLDPNKNTVQMDLFPTNLLDNILVYKTFTPNLPGDFTGGYIDVVTKNFPSSFTVDASASMSYNTQTTFNKNFLTQQRGSTDWLGFDDGSRALPSIVANSTEIPALQNNNSANFDPNDAQKLVDMTGSFKNTWQQVRQSVPFNHSFSFGIGNRFKFDNQSELGIIGALSYNRNYSFYENGTYGIYQLTGMYDNVNTLTSNLALSDTKGVDDVLWGGMVNIAYKIKASHTFNFMVMHNQSATTTARYLEGIKDDDRDEIFQTQSSRFLQRGLTTFQLGGKHTFLKFNNIEVNWKSSYARSTQKDPDLRYFTNRYDEEYDIYRIKPSSDRTPSRFYRDMAQGNWSNKIDFTMPLIHWSNDVKEKIKIKAGFAHAAKDRTFKENRYSFENQQINYNGDLNTYFAPSNLIATTENGGYLNNGNGVYIENALDSANIYDASQSLYAGYAMVELPLISGLNLITGARIEYTSVRLKTYSYKVLTAYPDLDGKQNILNNLDILPALSLNYEPSKKMKIRAAYSRTLARPSFRELAPFTSFDVEGGYAFVGNPNLERTITDNADLRWEFYPTNKELISVSAFYKNFTNPIERTFNPKALNPELTYRNVDNAFLAGVELEVRKNLGFITPVLEDLQIGANFSYIYSQTTIDEQELKAIRAENPNAGNTREMYGQSPYSLNALLSYKNDSLGLSANVVFNVSGPKISFISIGGTPNTYVQPRPSLNFNISKTIVKGFSIKLAVNNILMSPYRESIEFKGKSYDVSYYEPGMNISLGIKYNFEKQ; encoded by the coding sequence ATGAAAACAATTGCAACTATTGCATTTTTATTTGTAATCCTACCCTTATTCTCTATCGCTCAAACTGGTTCTATTTCAGGAACGGCTATTGATGGAGAAACTAAAGAACCAATCATGTTTGGTAATGTTGTCATTGAAGGCACTGGTCAAGGTGTTAGCACAGACATGGACGGTAAATACAAATTTGAAAATCTAAAAGCAGGTACTTACTCTATCAAGTTTAGCTACCTTGGCTTAAAAGACAAATTAGTTGAAAACATCGAAGTAAAAGCAGGTGAAAATACTGTTGTCGATGTAAAAATGGGAGAAGATCCTGTTGTACTAGAATTAGGTGCAACCATATCTGCAGAACGTATTACCAATACTGAAACAGCTGTTCTTTCTATGAAAAAAGAATCGACATCTGTCTTGGATGGTGTCTCTGCCAAAGAAATTTCTAAAAGCGGTGACAATGACGCTGCTGCTGCTGTTAAACGTATATCTGGTGTTACTGTAGAAGGTGGCAAATACGTTTATGTTCGTGGTCTTGGAGATCGCTACAGCAAAACAACTCTAAATGGAGCAGACATTCCTGGTCTAGATCCAAACAAAAATACCGTCCAAATGGACTTGTTTCCTACCAATTTATTAGACAACATCTTAGTTTACAAAACATTTACACCTAATCTTCCGGGTGACTTTACTGGTGGATACATTGATGTTGTTACTAAAAACTTTCCTAGTAGTTTTACCGTAGATGCCAGTGCTTCTATGTCTTACAATACACAAACTACTTTTAACAAAAACTTCTTGACTCAACAAAGAGGTTCTACTGACTGGTTGGGCTTTGACGATGGTTCTCGCGCCTTGCCTTCTATCGTTGCTAACTCAACTGAAATTCCTGCTCTACAAAATAACAATTCTGCTAATTTTGATCCTAATGACGCTCAAAAACTAGTGGATATGACAGGTTCTTTTAAAAATACATGGCAACAAGTTCGCCAATCTGTTCCTTTTAATCATAGCTTTTCTTTTGGTATTGGTAATCGTTTTAAATTTGATAACCAAAGCGAATTAGGAATCATTGGAGCCTTGTCTTACAATCGCAACTACAGCTTCTACGAAAATGGTACTTATGGTATTTACCAGTTGACAGGCATGTATGATAATGTCAATACATTAACTTCTAACTTGGCATTGAGTGACACAAAAGGTGTAGACGATGTTCTATGGGGAGGAATGGTTAATATTGCTTATAAAATTAAAGCATCGCATACCTTTAATTTTATGGTGATGCACAACCAAAGTGCTACCACGACAGCAAGATACTTAGAAGGAATTAAAGACGATGATAGAGATGAAATCTTTCAAACTCAATCTTCTAGATTTTTACAACGTGGTCTAACAACCTTCCAATTAGGTGGGAAACACACTTTCTTGAAGTTTAATAATATCGAAGTCAACTGGAAAAGCTCTTATGCTCGTTCGACTCAAAAAGATCCAGACTTGCGTTACTTTACCAACCGTTATGACGAAGAATACGATATTTATAGAATCAAACCTTCTAGTGACCGTACTCCTTCTCGTTTCTACCGAGATATGGCACAAGGCAACTGGTCCAACAAAATTGACTTTACAATGCCTTTGATTCACTGGTCTAATGATGTCAAAGAAAAAATTAAAATTAAAGCGGGCTTTGCACACGCTGCCAAAGATAGAACATTCAAAGAAAATAGATATAGCTTTGAAAATCAACAAATCAACTACAACGGAGATTTAAACACATACTTTGCTCCTTCTAACTTAATCGCAACAACAGAAAATGGAGGTTATTTGAATAATGGTAATGGTGTTTATATTGAAAATGCCTTGGATTCTGCCAATATTTATGATGCGAGCCAAAGTCTTTATGCTGGATACGCAATGGTTGAACTGCCTTTGATTAGTGGCTTGAACTTGATTACAGGTGCTCGTATCGAATATACTTCTGTTCGCTTGAAAACATACAGCTATAAAGTGCTGACTGCTTATCCTGATCTAGATGGGAAACAAAATATTTTGAACAATTTAGATATCTTACCAGCCCTTAGTTTGAACTATGAGCCTTCTAAAAAAATGAAAATACGTGCTGCTTACTCTCGCACCTTGGCTCGTCCATCATTTAGAGAGCTAGCTCCATTTACTTCTTTTGATGTTGAAGGTGGATATGCGTTTGTTGGAAACCCAAACCTAGAGCGTACGATTACAGACAATGCTGATTTGCGTTGGGAATTCTACCCTACTAATAAAGAATTGATTTCTGTTAGTGCCTTCTACAAAAACTTTACGAATCCAATTGAACGTACTTTCAACCCTAAAGCATTAAATCCAGAGTTGACGTACAGAAATGTTGACAATGCATTTTTGGCAGGTGTTGAGTTGGAAGTTCGCAAAAACTTAGGTTTTATTACTCCTGTATTAGAGGATTTACAAATTGGGGCTAACTTCTCCTACATTTATTCTCAAACAACTATTGATGAACAAGAGTTAAAAGCTATTCGCGCAGAGAATCCTAACGCTGGTAATACTCGTGAGATGTACGGTCAATCTCCTTACTCTTTAAATGCTTTGTTGTCTTACAAAAACGATTCTTTAGGTTTATCGGCTAACGTTGTATTTAATGTCTCTGGACCTAAAATTTCATTTATTTCAATTGGAGGAACACCAAATACTTATGTACAACCTCGTCCATCATTGAACTTTAACATTAGCAAAACAATTGTCAAAGGATTTTCTATCAAGTTGGCTGTTAATAATATCTTGATGAGTCCTTATCGTGAAAGCATTGAATTCAAAGGAAAATCATACGATGTTTCTTACTACGAACCTGGTATGAATATTTCTTTAGGAATTAAGTACAATTTTGAAAAACAATAA
- a CDS encoding SGNH/GDSL hydrolase family protein, with product MKHQLLLFCFIVITINSCTIPPSSLQRTQDKPAALSYLALGDSYTIGESVTSNQRWPILLTEALQTKGYTFQTPDIIAQTGWRTDHLLNAMQEQLSSSQQYDLVSILIGVNNQFQNTSIQKYEQDLKILFDQAISQCKTGRNGVFVLSIPDYGATPYGLPRAKQIGKAIDEWNAVYQKIATMYQLPWFDITPISRTATKEKELIAKDGLHPSGKMYQLWVDAIVEKVIDCLK from the coding sequence ATGAAGCACCAACTACTTTTATTTTGTTTTATTGTAATTACAATTAATAGCTGCACCATACCTCCTTCTTCCCTTCAAAGAACACAAGATAAACCAGCAGCATTAAGTTATCTAGCACTAGGAGACTCTTATACTATTGGTGAGTCTGTTACCTCAAATCAACGTTGGCCTATTTTATTAACTGAGGCGCTACAAACTAAAGGTTACACCTTTCAAACTCCTGATATTATAGCACAAACAGGTTGGCGAACGGATCATTTGCTAAATGCAATGCAAGAACAATTGTCCTCGTCTCAACAATACGATTTGGTGTCTATTCTTATTGGGGTTAACAATCAATTTCAAAATACGTCTATTCAAAAGTATGAGCAAGATTTAAAAATTCTTTTTGATCAAGCTATTTCACAGTGCAAAACAGGACGAAATGGCGTTTTTGTGTTGAGTATCCCAGACTACGGAGCAACTCCTTATGGGTTGCCTAGAGCCAAACAAATCGGAAAAGCTATTGATGAATGGAATGCTGTCTATCAAAAAATTGCCACTATGTATCAACTACCTTGGTTTGATATTACACCAATTTCTAGAACAGCAACAAAAGAGAAAGAATTAATTGCCAAAGATGGATTACATCCTAGTGGCAAGATGTACCAACTTTGGGTAGATGCGATAGTGGAAAAAGTAATTGACTGCTTAAAATAA
- a CDS encoding SPOR domain-containing protein: protein MRKKLQNLFVLPFFLLCFLSAQAQDYVYEIQLAIYATPEYKKFKPLHSIGYVYSVEMDNSLYRIMMGTYTSKSTAKDKLRLIQRKGFKDAFLVKKELKETDAVYIVQLATYDQQADIYWPDWQRLSPQLVAQLSDNKVRVAIGPYYTRAEAEEVQARVQRRGPKDIFIKKVSEKVLHKVEKFDLERSASYGQNSGGVRLSVKALQELLIQEKLYDVASNGVLTPTTKSAMIRYKKTNKHYLLHRKMAEEMDLNNAIEEYTLQYYINMIPEDAVTAAAGLEQFKNPISKVFLAYIYLNEDVRIANKTAKVNELMNNSLERVFKGYRGETRYDFSMRYSYEEIGQLIQHMKAMYEVLKERPDVPCWMFERHPKLMKEAFQPYWQNRRDDYTVSSDCGSFMDLEELRILSLVSEEFSENKGTLKELHSINQLYVLPQPIPHQEIEELEKWNGRLWKNLKTLETGSPLQQNMYSLLRFSYYDALQSLETHFMFKGMPGIEARSLGLKILKETVGGNLAAYLK, encoded by the coding sequence ATGAGAAAAAAACTTCAAAATTTATTTGTTTTACCTTTCTTTTTATTGTGCTTCTTGTCTGCGCAAGCGCAAGATTATGTCTACGAAATTCAATTGGCTATTTATGCAACGCCTGAGTACAAGAAATTTAAGCCTTTGCATTCTATAGGATATGTTTATTCTGTGGAAATGGACAACAGTTTGTATAGAATTATGATGGGGACGTACACTAGCAAAAGCACAGCAAAAGATAAACTAAGGTTGATTCAAAGAAAAGGATTTAAAGATGCCTTCTTGGTTAAAAAAGAACTAAAAGAGACAGATGCAGTTTATATTGTTCAGTTGGCAACCTACGACCAACAAGCAGATATCTATTGGCCAGACTGGCAGCGTCTTTCTCCTCAATTAGTAGCACAGTTAAGCGATAATAAAGTGCGTGTGGCTATCGGACCGTATTATACTAGAGCAGAAGCCGAAGAAGTGCAAGCGAGAGTCCAAAGACGTGGTCCTAAAGATATTTTTATTAAAAAAGTAAGCGAAAAAGTACTGCACAAAGTAGAAAAATTTGACTTGGAACGCTCTGCTAGTTACGGACAGAATTCGGGAGGTGTGCGTCTTTCTGTAAAAGCTTTGCAGGAGTTGTTAATCCAAGAAAAATTATATGATGTTGCCTCTAATGGGGTGTTAACACCAACTACAAAATCTGCCATGATTCGATATAAAAAGACCAACAAGCATTATTTGTTGCACCGCAAAATGGCAGAAGAAATGGATTTGAACAATGCTATAGAGGAATATACATTGCAATATTATATTAATATGATTCCTGAAGATGCAGTTACTGCTGCTGCTGGGTTGGAGCAATTCAAAAATCCAATTTCTAAAGTTTTTCTAGCCTATATTTATTTGAATGAAGATGTGAGGATTGCTAATAAAACGGCTAAAGTAAATGAATTAATGAACAACTCATTAGAAAGAGTTTTTAAAGGATATAGAGGCGAAACACGTTATGATTTTAGCATGAGATACTCTTACGAAGAAATCGGGCAGCTGATTCAACACATGAAGGCGATGTATGAGGTGTTAAAAGAACGCCCTGATGTCCCTTGTTGGATGTTTGAGCGTCATCCCAAATTAATGAAAGAAGCTTTTCAGCCTTATTGGCAAAATAGGAGAGATGATTATACTGTTTCGAGCGATTGTGGTAGTTTTATGGATCTTGAAGAATTACGTATTTTGTCTTTAGTTTCTGAAGAATTTTCAGAGAATAAAGGTACTTTAAAAGAGCTACATTCTATCAACCAACTGTATGTTTTGCCACAGCCAATCCCACACCAAGAAATTGAAGAATTGGAAAAATGGAACGGAAGATTGTGGAAAAATCTAAAAACATTAGAAACGGGCAGTCCATTGCAACAAAATATGTATAGTTTATTGCGTTTTTCTTACTACGATGCCCTTCAAAGCTTAGAAACACACTTTATGTTTAAAGGAATGCCTGGTATCGAAGCGCGTTCATTGGGGCTAAAAATATTAAAGGAAACAGTAGGAGGAAACTTAGCAGCTTATTTGAAATAA